GGATTCAGGATAACTCTGTAAAAGCGGTCCAGGCAATGAAAAACAATGAGCAGCTTGTACAAAGCGGAAATCAGGTTATATTGGACGGGGCTGAAACATTCAACCATATTGCTTTGGCTGTGGAAGGCGTATTGCGGCAGATCCAGGAAGTATCAAAATCAACTGATGAGTTGGCCAAAAACAGCGAGCACATAGTCACCGCCATTAAAGATATAGACCAAATTGCTGTCCAAGTAGCTGAGGCCAGCCAAGCCATGGCGGCAACAACCGAGGAGCAGGCGGCAGCAGTTGAAGAGATTGGGGCCTCTACAGAATCCCTGGCTTCCCTGGGCCAGGAACTGCAGCAAATTGTATCCCGTTTTAAGCTGTAAATTAGACATTAAAAAACACCACCCGCAAGCAATCTATAATGAATCTCTGTATTAAAACGGATATTTCTTCTTAAAGAGCCTTTTTATTCCCAAAAAAGGCTTTTTTTATTTCCTCGCGCTTAATCAGCCTTTTGGCCGGTGGTAATTTCCTGAAGATTATAATGTTTTTAATAGGGATTAAAAAACAGGCATTAACTGCCTGTTTGCTTCACTCAGAAAACATTGTTAAGCACCAAAATTGCAATGCCTGCCAGCAAGGCGCTCATAGGAATGGTCAGGATCCAGGCCCAAACAATATTTTTGGCAACAATCCATCTGACGGAAGAAAGTCTTTTGGAGGCCCCTACCCCCATAATTGAAGAAGAAATGATATGGGTGGTGCTAACCGGTGCATGGAGCATGGTGGCCGTAAAGATCACCGCCGCTGCCCCGGTTTCAGCCGCAAAGCCGTTCACCGGCGCCAGCCGCGCCATATTCACTCCCATGGTTTTGATGATTTTCCAGCCGCCCACCGATGTTCCCAAGGCCATGGCTAAAGCACTGGCTATTTTCACCCACGTGGGCACGCTGAATTCGGCAATTAATCCGCCGCTTAAGAGGGCCATGGTAATCACACCCATCGTTTTTTGGGCATCATTGCTGCCGTGGTTTAAGGCCATTAGCGCTGCTGAAACGATTTGGGCTTTGGAAAATATTTTAGTAACGGTCGAGGGCCTGAATGGTTTTAGGATCCAGTAAAGAATGACCATCAAGGTATAACCTACAATAAAACCAATAACTGGCGATAAAAAGAGCCACAACAGAATTTTAAAAAAGAAATTAGTCCAATGTACGATCAGGAAAGAACCCTTGTAGACAATAGCCGAACCTAACAGCCCGCCAATCAGCGCATGGGACGAGCTGCTTGGCAAGCCAAAATACCAGGTAATGAGATTCCAGATTATGGCACCGAACAGAGCGGCAATTACGACTGTTTGGGGGATCAGGTTGGGATCTATGATATCCGCGCCTACCGTCTTGGCAACTTTGACACTGATAAATGCGCCGAAAAAGTTTAGCAGAGCAGCCATGGCAATTGCAGCCCGGGGCGATAAAACCCTGGTAGAAACAGAGGTAGCTATGGCATTGGCTGTATCGTGAAACCCGTTGATAAAAT
This region of Zhaonella formicivorans genomic DNA includes:
- a CDS encoding inorganic phosphate transporter, which encodes MLSATIVVTVLVVVLALIFDFINGFHDTANAIATSVSTRVLSPRAAIAMAALLNFFGAFISVKVAKTVGADIIDPNLIPQTVVIAALFGAIIWNLITWYFGLPSSSSHALIGGLLGSAIVYKGSFLIVHWTNFFFKILLWLFLSPVIGFIVGYTLMVILYWILKPFRPSTVTKIFSKAQIVSAALMALNHGSNDAQKTMGVITMALLSGGLIAEFSVPTWVKIASALAMALGTSVGGWKIIKTMGVNMARLAPVNGFAAETGAAAVIFTATMLHAPVSTTHIISSSIMGVGASKRLSSVRWIVAKNIVWAWILTIPMSALLAGIAILVLNNVF